A window of the Nisaea acidiphila genome harbors these coding sequences:
- a CDS encoding PhzF family phenazine biosynthesis protein, whose protein sequence is MRVPIYQIDAFTDKVFAGNPAAVCPLDTWLNDLTMQSIAAENNLAETAFFVSDETGEADFHLRWFTPTVEVDLCGHATLASSALIFDDLMPERDEVSFRTRSGVLRVRRDGDYCVMNFPSYPPAPRKTPEGLYEALGTTPVSLFDAPQEPERDRLMAVLENEDQVRALRPDFGLLKKLPTVSVMVTAPGWQVDFVSRYFAPNHGIEEDPVTGSNHCLLIPYWAERLGKKELLGRQISARGGELKCSLKGDRVEMAGRAARYLSGHIEI, encoded by the coding sequence ATGCGGGTTCCGATTTACCAGATCGACGCTTTCACGGACAAAGTCTTCGCCGGAAATCCGGCGGCGGTCTGTCCGCTCGATACATGGCTGAACGATCTCACCATGCAATCGATCGCGGCCGAGAACAATCTGGCGGAAACCGCGTTCTTCGTCTCCGACGAGACCGGCGAGGCCGATTTTCATCTACGATGGTTCACTCCGACGGTTGAGGTCGATCTTTGCGGTCATGCGACTCTCGCCAGTTCGGCGCTGATCTTCGACGATCTGATGCCGGAGCGGGATGAGGTCAGTTTCCGAACCCGGAGCGGTGTGTTGCGCGTGCGGCGCGACGGCGACTATTGCGTGATGAATTTCCCGAGCTATCCGCCGGCGCCGCGCAAGACCCCTGAGGGCCTCTACGAGGCGCTCGGTACGACTCCGGTCTCGCTGTTTGACGCGCCGCAGGAACCCGAGCGCGACCGACTGATGGCGGTGCTCGAGAACGAGGACCAGGTGCGCGCGCTCCGCCCCGATTTCGGCCTGCTGAAGAAGCTGCCGACAGTCTCCGTCATGGTAACGGCGCCCGGTTGGCAGGTCGATTTCGTCTCCCGTTATTTCGCCCCGAACCACGGCATCGAGGAGGATCCGGTCACCGGCTCCAACCATTGCCTGCTGATCCCTTACTGGGCGGAGCGGCTCGGCAAGAAGGAGCTGCTCGGTCGGCAGATCTCGGCCCGCGGCGGCGAGTTGAAATGCAGCCTGAAGGGCGACCGGGTGGAGATGGCCGGCAGGGCCGCGCGGTATCTTTCGGGCCATATCGAGATTTAG
- a CDS encoding alanyl-tRNA editing protein — translation MTEELFREDSYLKSCTAKVVSAGPEGVVLDRTVFYPTGGGQPGDSGTMKTAAGEVAIVDTVKGEGGILHVLEEGAVLPPAGEAVEVTLDWDRRYKHMRTHTALHILCSVVDGGVTGGQIGALKGRLDFNIPGERPEKDALTAQLNEVIAGDHPISISWITDDELQANPDLVRTMSVKPPMGSGKVRMIRIGEDVDFQPCGGTHVRSTAEIGTVQVGKIENKGKQNRRINITLVE, via the coding sequence GTGACCGAAGAACTCTTCCGCGAAGATTCCTACCTCAAATCCTGCACCGCCAAGGTGGTATCCGCCGGACCCGAGGGCGTGGTGCTCGACCGCACGGTCTTTTATCCGACCGGTGGCGGCCAGCCCGGCGACAGCGGCACCATGAAGACCGCCGCCGGCGAGGTCGCGATCGTCGACACGGTGAAAGGCGAGGGCGGCATCCTGCATGTGCTGGAGGAGGGCGCCGTGCTGCCGCCGGCCGGCGAGGCGGTCGAGGTCACCCTCGACTGGGACCGCCGCTACAAGCACATGCGGACCCACACGGCTTTGCATATTCTCTGCTCCGTCGTCGATGGCGGCGTCACCGGAGGCCAGATCGGCGCGCTGAAGGGCCGGCTCGACTTCAACATTCCGGGCGAGCGGCCGGAAAAAGATGCACTCACGGCGCAGCTCAACGAGGTGATCGCGGGCGATCATCCGATCTCGATCTCCTGGATCACCGACGACGAGCTTCAGGCCAATCCGGATCTCGTCCGCACCATGTCCGTGAAGCCGCCGATGGGCAGCGGCAAGGTGCGGATGATCCGCATCGGCGAGGATGTCGACTTCCAGCCCTGCGGCGGCACGCATGTCCGCTCCACGGCCGAGATCGGCACCGTCCAGGTCGGCAAGATCGAAAACAAGGGCAAGCAGAACCGGCGGATCAACATCACGCTGGTTGAGTGA
- a CDS encoding threonine dehydratase, with the protein MAISFTRQQLEDAADLVHSVVPPTPQHHWPLLSARAGAEIRVKHENHTPLGAFKVRGGLVYIDGLKRRMPDCPGVITATRGNHGQSVAFAASRAGLRPVIVVPHGNSVEKNAAMRALGAELIEHGSDFQDAFEHAVALSEKEGLHLLPSYHEDLIRGVASYGLELLTACPDLERVYVPIGLGSGISGVISARDALGLKTEVIGVVSENAAAYALSFEQKKPVSTNSADTFADGVACRVPVPAAVELICKGAERIVTVSEAEIRAAMRHYFTDTHNIAEGAGAVPLAGCLKEAAANKGKKIGVVLTGGNVDREVYQEVLMEADKLREAAQ; encoded by the coding sequence GTGGCCATCTCCTTTACGCGCCAGCAGCTCGAAGACGCCGCAGATCTGGTTCACAGCGTCGTTCCGCCGACGCCGCAGCATCACTGGCCGCTGCTCTCGGCGCGCGCCGGCGCCGAGATCCGGGTCAAGCACGAGAACCACACGCCGCTCGGCGCCTTCAAGGTGCGCGGCGGCCTGGTCTATATCGACGGCCTCAAGCGCCGGATGCCGGACTGCCCCGGTGTGATCACGGCGACCCGCGGAAATCATGGCCAGAGCGTCGCCTTCGCCGCCTCGCGCGCCGGGCTGCGTCCGGTCATCGTCGTGCCGCACGGCAATTCGGTGGAGAAGAACGCTGCGATGCGCGCGCTCGGCGCCGAACTGATCGAGCACGGCAGCGACTTCCAGGACGCTTTCGAGCACGCGGTCGCGCTCTCGGAGAAAGAAGGGCTTCACCTGCTGCCGAGCTACCACGAGGACCTGATCCGCGGGGTGGCGAGCTACGGGCTGGAACTGCTTACCGCCTGCCCGGACCTCGAGCGGGTCTATGTCCCCATCGGGCTCGGTTCCGGCATTTCCGGGGTGATCTCGGCGCGCGACGCGCTCGGCCTCAAGACCGAGGTGATCGGCGTTGTGTCCGAGAATGCCGCCGCCTATGCGCTTTCCTTCGAGCAGAAGAAGCCGGTCTCGACCAACAGCGCCGATACCTTTGCCGACGGCGTGGCGTGCCGGGTGCCGGTTCCGGCGGCCGTCGAACTGATCTGCAAGGGCGCGGAGCGCATCGTCACTGTCTCCGAGGCGGAGATCAGGGCGGCCATGCGGCACTATTTCACCGATACCCACAATATCGCGGAGGGCGCGGGCGCCGTCCCCCTCGCGGGCTGCCTGAAAGAGGCAGCGGCGAACAAAGGGAAAAAGATCGGTGTCGTCTTGACGGGTGGCAATGTCGACCGGGAAGTCTATCAAGAGGTCCTGATGGAAGCCGACAAGCTCAGGGAGGCCGCACAGTGA
- the ehuR gene encoding MocR-like ectoine utilization transcription factor EhuR translates to MHRPALEWLPDLSGIPGPKYLAIARAMAEDIATGRLAPGTQLPTHRELAYQLGVTVGTVSRAYAEATRRGLIDGEVGRGTFVRRRIGRDMGEIPIGANRGGIDFGLNYPPLGASEREAFSAAMHEIADGHDLLNLLSYAPHGGAPRHRRAAADWMTSLGVKTDAERTIVTTGGQNGMLAAFSALVQAGDTILVEKLTYPGIVPLAEMLGLKIQAVELDEEGVNPDALEEACRSFAPRAMYFMPTLQNPTNTVMSMKRREEVAQIAARYNLILVEDDLYRFLVEDAPEPLSNLLPEQSIFITSAAKQLAPGLRIGCVSAPRAMVPRLERAMRASTWMAAPAMAEIFALWVSRGVAQKLAHEKAAEMRKRQQAAAEILDGFEFAQHPTSMHLWLTVPAPWTDRDAVAVLGEQGVSVSSGQVFATAPGAGRNRLRLSLGNPKDLKTVRHGLTLVADTLAGAPQQAASIV, encoded by the coding sequence ATGCACCGCCCCGCGCTCGAATGGCTTCCCGATCTCTCGGGAATCCCCGGACCGAAATATCTCGCCATCGCCCGCGCGATGGCGGAAGACATCGCGACCGGCCGGCTTGCGCCGGGCACGCAGCTTCCGACCCACCGGGAACTGGCCTACCAGCTCGGCGTCACCGTCGGCACCGTCTCGCGTGCCTATGCCGAGGCCACGCGGCGCGGCCTGATCGACGGCGAGGTCGGGCGCGGCACCTTCGTGCGCCGCCGGATCGGCCGCGACATGGGCGAAATTCCGATCGGCGCGAACCGGGGCGGCATCGATTTCGGCCTGAACTATCCTCCGCTGGGCGCTTCCGAGCGCGAAGCCTTCTCCGCCGCCATGCACGAGATCGCAGACGGGCACGATCTGTTGAATCTGCTTTCCTACGCCCCCCACGGCGGCGCCCCGCGTCACCGCCGGGCGGCGGCCGACTGGATGACGAGCCTTGGCGTGAAGACCGACGCGGAGCGGACGATTGTCACCACGGGCGGGCAAAACGGCATGCTCGCCGCCTTCTCCGCCCTGGTCCAGGCGGGCGATACAATCCTGGTCGAGAAACTGACATATCCCGGCATTGTCCCCCTGGCCGAGATGCTCGGCCTGAAGATACAGGCGGTCGAGCTTGACGAGGAAGGGGTCAATCCGGATGCGCTTGAAGAAGCCTGCCGCAGCTTCGCGCCGCGCGCGATGTATTTCATGCCGACCCTGCAGAACCCGACCAACACGGTGATGAGCATGAAGCGGCGCGAGGAGGTCGCACAGATCGCCGCCCGCTACAACCTGATCCTGGTGGAGGACGATCTTTACCGTTTTCTCGTGGAGGATGCGCCGGAGCCGCTCTCCAACCTGCTTCCGGAGCAGTCGATCTTCATCACCTCGGCGGCAAAGCAGCTCGCACCCGGTCTCCGTATCGGCTGTGTCAGCGCGCCGCGCGCCATGGTGCCGCGGCTCGAGCGTGCGATGCGCGCCTCCACATGGATGGCGGCGCCGGCGATGGCCGAGATCTTCGCCCTCTGGGTTTCCCGAGGCGTCGCACAGAAACTCGCCCACGAGAAGGCGGCGGAAATGCGGAAACGCCAGCAGGCGGCCGCCGAGATCCTCGACGGTTTCGAGTTTGCCCAGCACCCGACCAGCATGCATCTCTGGCTCACGGTCCCCGCACCCTGGACCGACCGGGACGCGGTCGCGGTGCTGGGCGAGCAGGGCGTGTCCGTCTCCTCCGGGCAGGTCTTCGCCACCGCCCCCGGCGCCGGCCGCAACCGGCTGCGTCTCTCGCTCGGCAACCCGAAGGATCTGAAGACCGTGCGCCACGGCCTCACCCTCGTCGCCGACACCCTCGCCGGCGCGCCGCAGCAGGCCGCCTCCATCGTCTGA
- a CDS encoding GNAT family N-acetyltransferase, with protein MKVEPVTLAGKHVRLEPLSESHIPALQKAAEDPAIWKWTWPGTDPDAVAAYVRLALENQEKGIDCPFATVDIASGEVAGSTRYMTIDTKNKRVEIGSTWINPRFQRTPLNTEAKYLMLQHAFETLGCIRVEFKTHHRNEQSQNALKRIGGIYEGTLRQHMIHTDGTLRDSVYFSILDKEWEGVKEMLEGKLNR; from the coding sequence ATGAAAGTCGAACCCGTCACCCTCGCCGGCAAGCATGTCCGCCTGGAGCCCCTCAGCGAGTCCCATATCCCGGCGCTGCAGAAGGCCGCCGAGGATCCGGCGATCTGGAAATGGACCTGGCCTGGCACCGATCCGGACGCGGTCGCGGCCTATGTCCGGCTCGCGCTGGAGAACCAGGAAAAGGGCATCGACTGTCCTTTCGCGACAGTGGACATCGCCAGCGGCGAGGTCGCGGGCTCGACCCGCTACATGACCATCGACACCAAGAACAAGCGGGTCGAGATCGGCAGCACCTGGATCAACCCGCGCTTCCAGCGCACGCCGCTCAACACCGAAGCCAAATACCTGATGCTGCAACACGCCTTCGAGACGCTCGGCTGCATCCGGGTCGAGTTCAAGACCCACCACAGGAACGAGCAGTCCCAGAACGCCCTGAAGCGCATCGGCGGGATCTACGAGGGCACGCTCCGCCAGCACATGATCCACACCGACGGAACCCTGCGCGACTCGGTCTATTTCTCCATCCTCGACAAGGAATGGGAAGGGGTGAAGGAGATGCTGGAGGGGAAGCTGAACCGGTAA
- a CDS encoding pentapeptide repeat-containing protein, whose translation MWTEDQLREACSDSAHACRTSLYTLIAVCLYVAITAASISDVEFLTGTTIQLPILGVSVPLVPAMYFAPIVILVVHAYTLSHFIEFLRRLRLFHESLASLARADQLGMAISPFLPGQAALRHCRSGLLLTAAHFGSLLTIFLLPLATMAFHQMLHVRYQSDPLTTTHATITTLDLFIALLTAHKSYELSEKNHLINKTCLLSFYLFIALPTIYFSWVDMTPPGGSMEKTFLASTVLYVTNNFSSHEKEKKLCQTHYNGSRATKEDKEELDEAKDNNQFDPGTHSGLRCRTILLSRENIIDQIYRRSLIISRTDITPDLGSEESIVTAHDLIGRRINRSGANLRLLTLVQVDMPRAFLKGADLRYAYLDKSNLDGSVIRDGNFTDAVLQKISLRNANLSGGEFKNANLRKSILTGAELTKADLTDSTMAKADLRGANLTKAILKNTNFDRANLDFALLDKAKLDETRLTHTSLRGAEFTSVLIKPRYSARTNIRLCETDYSGARLNARTLERLRETPPGSTKCASSTLPDRGSVTETERKYTSLMFPLIFKEACDIPGLPEAIFRRYTMDKYDLVQLDMARWFKYGKCPRNTRGAGKTMSDLMPDDLILEIDWAARRNSIDYIDFTRYASDPHKKAPPTRQNIPLHFTEKIEDRPPSVLEGLPEQF comes from the coding sequence ATGTGGACAGAAGATCAGCTGCGAGAAGCCTGCTCGGACTCTGCGCACGCATGCCGAACTAGTCTTTATACACTAATCGCTGTCTGTCTTTACGTTGCCATTACTGCAGCCTCAATCAGTGACGTCGAATTTCTGACCGGCACGACTATCCAACTGCCAATTCTTGGCGTTTCTGTTCCACTCGTACCGGCGATGTATTTCGCGCCAATCGTCATACTCGTTGTCCATGCCTATACACTTTCGCATTTCATAGAATTTCTTCGACGGCTGCGACTATTTCATGAAAGCCTAGCCAGTCTGGCTAGAGCAGACCAATTAGGCATGGCCATCTCGCCGTTCCTCCCAGGTCAAGCTGCTCTGCGACATTGCAGATCAGGATTGCTGCTGACGGCAGCACATTTCGGATCACTTCTGACCATCTTCTTATTGCCGCTGGCCACGATGGCATTTCATCAAATGCTTCATGTCCGCTATCAGAGCGACCCGCTGACCACCACCCATGCAACAATCACAACCCTCGACTTATTCATTGCCTTACTTACAGCTCACAAATCGTACGAGTTATCCGAAAAAAATCACCTTATAAATAAAACCTGCCTGTTGAGTTTCTATTTATTTATTGCTCTACCCACTATTTATTTTTCTTGGGTTGACATGACCCCGCCGGGAGGATCCATGGAGAAAACCTTCCTCGCAAGCACGGTTCTTTATGTCACAAATAATTTCTCATCACATGAAAAAGAAAAAAAACTATGTCAGACACATTACAACGGCAGTCGCGCGACAAAAGAGGACAAAGAGGAGCTCGATGAAGCTAAAGATAATAATCAATTCGACCCCGGCACTCACTCTGGTTTACGATGCCGCACGATATTGCTCTCGAGAGAAAATATAATCGACCAAATCTACCGGCGATCTCTGATAATTTCGCGCACCGACATCACACCGGATTTAGGCTCGGAAGAGTCAATCGTTACAGCACACGATCTGATCGGTCGACGCATCAACCGAAGCGGCGCGAATCTTCGACTTTTAACATTGGTCCAAGTGGACATGCCTCGTGCCTTTCTCAAAGGCGCGGATCTTCGCTATGCCTATCTCGACAAATCGAACCTCGACGGCTCCGTTATCCGCGACGGAAATTTTACAGATGCAGTTTTGCAGAAGATATCGCTCCGAAACGCAAATCTGAGCGGTGGCGAGTTCAAGAACGCGAACTTAAGGAAAAGCATCCTGACCGGCGCCGAGTTAACAAAAGCCGATTTGACCGACTCTACGATGGCGAAAGCAGATCTTAGGGGCGCGAATCTCACGAAAGCGATTCTTAAAAACACGAATTTCGACCGGGCAAATCTAGATTTCGCACTGCTCGACAAGGCAAAACTCGACGAAACCCGCTTAACTCACACAAGTTTACGTGGGGCCGAATTTACCAGCGTATTGATCAAACCGAGATATAGCGCCCGAACCAATATCCGGTTGTGCGAAACCGACTATTCGGGCGCCCGGCTGAACGCCCGCACACTCGAACGTTTACGCGAAACCCCGCCAGGGTCGACAAAATGCGCGTCATCGACTCTTCCGGACCGCGGAAGCGTCACTGAAACAGAGCGAAAATACACAAGCCTCATGTTTCCACTCATCTTCAAAGAAGCGTGCGATATTCCCGGTTTGCCTGAAGCGATATTCCGGCGCTACACAATGGATAAATACGATCTCGTCCAGTTGGATATGGCGAGATGGTTCAAATACGGAAAATGCCCACGGAATACTCGCGGCGCAGGCAAGACCATGTCCGATCTCATGCCAGATGATTTGATCCTGGAGATCGATTGGGCTGCACGGCGCAACTCAATCGATTACATTGACTTCACGCGCTATGCTTCGGATCCACACAAGAAGGCGCCGCCAACACGGCAAAATATCCCTCTACATTTCACTGAAAAAATCGAAGACCGGCCCCCAAGCGTATTAGAAGGCTTGCCCGAACAATTCTAA
- a CDS encoding M20/M25/M40 family metallo-hydrolase has translation MTNDTGLIRSHPRFEKAAEALRAGHDRFVEELIALTEIPAPPFKEEKRAAAYEEMFRALGLEEVERDGIGNVTGLRRGRGNGPIVVASSHLDTVFPEGTDVKVRREGTKLFAPGVGDDTRGLATLLAFIRALDAAGIETEQDILFVGDVGEEGKGDLRGIRYLFTENPYRERIASFFTFDGIETQDLVTAGVGSYRYKVAFKGPGGHSLGAFGTVNPAYALGAFLVGMSKIEVPGDPRSSYCASTFQGGTSVNAIPEEVWTEIDLRSESAEVLDRVDGEVKALIEEAVKGENARGDTSNGEITCELTRIGNRPAGTTPHNTTIVEASVAAIKAYGFEPEFSASSTDANIPMSLGVPAVKFGHGGAGGRAHTLEEWVDVEPELSLRGHCAGLLALVATAGFVEA, from the coding sequence ATGACCAACGACACCGGCCTTATCCGGTCACACCCGCGTTTCGAGAAGGCCGCCGAGGCGCTGCGCGCCGGCCATGACCGCTTCGTCGAGGAGCTGATCGCCCTGACCGAGATCCCGGCTCCGCCCTTCAAGGAGGAGAAGCGGGCGGCGGCCTACGAGGAGATGTTTCGTGCGCTCGGCCTTGAGGAGGTGGAGCGCGACGGGATCGGCAACGTCACAGGGCTGCGGCGCGGGCGCGGCAACGGCCCGATCGTTGTCGCGTCGTCCCATCTCGACACGGTGTTCCCGGAAGGCACCGATGTGAAGGTTCGGCGCGAGGGCACCAAGCTCTTCGCCCCCGGCGTTGGCGACGACACGCGCGGTCTCGCCACCCTGCTCGCCTTCATCCGTGCGCTGGATGCCGCCGGGATCGAGACCGAGCAGGACATCCTCTTCGTCGGCGACGTGGGCGAGGAAGGCAAGGGCGACCTGCGCGGCATCCGCTATCTCTTCACCGAAAACCCCTACCGCGAGCGCATCGCCTCCTTCTTCACCTTCGACGGTATCGAGACCCAGGATTTGGTGACTGCGGGCGTCGGCTCCTACCGCTACAAGGTTGCCTTCAAGGGGCCGGGCGGGCACAGCCTCGGCGCCTTCGGCACGGTGAACCCGGCCTATGCGCTCGGCGCCTTCCTCGTCGGTATGTCGAAGATCGAGGTGCCCGGCGATCCGCGCAGTTCCTACTGTGCCAGCACCTTCCAGGGCGGCACGTCGGTCAACGCGATCCCGGAGGAGGTCTGGACCGAGATCGACCTGCGTTCTGAATCCGCCGAGGTGCTGGACCGGGTCGATGGCGAGGTCAAAGCGCTGATCGAGGAGGCCGTGAAGGGCGAGAACGCGCGGGGGGATACGTCGAACGGCGAGATCACCTGCGAACTCACCCGGATCGGCAACCGCCCCGCCGGTACCACGCCGCACAACACCACAATCGTCGAAGCGAGCGTGGCGGCGATCAAGGCCTACGGTTTCGAGCCGGAATTTTCCGCCTCATCGACCGACGCCAACATCCCGATGTCGCTCGGCGTGCCCGCCGTCAAGTTTGGCCATGGCGGGGCTGGGGGACGGGCGCACACGCTCGAGGAGTGGGTGGATGTCGAGCCCGAACTCAGCCTGCGCGGCCATTGCGCGGGGCTGCTGGCGCTTGTGGCGACAGCGGGATTTGTCGAGGCGTGA
- a CDS encoding ABC transporter substrate-binding protein: MRSGRGRSVFRTAVRLVLCLFLWGAFSLSAGASTKSPAKHIVILSTLSSPLLDTSIVWFRKEMAERGYVDGDNVSYEFLNAEGDIVQAVSLLSSAIAKRRPDLILTVATLATRAGRELLAATRIPQLFMIVTDPVDEGLTQAMGTPSGSNVTGQSHVVPAESQLAVVSEVLRTAKREAPFRIAILRSDYPSALSVSAQLRAAAPNYPAIELVELGFPYRPGDSGSLEMKASALRLIEQHRKSLDGLWLVAGPNQANRAFVAAVQETGVPIVNSGNIGNARRGAMVALQSTAEFIGKDAAETAVTILAGTDPGEIPITRPRQFVAGVNVTTAGRLGAVIPSAILELAQGNVFH; encoded by the coding sequence ATGCGTTCAGGTCGGGGCCGGTCGGTTTTTCGCACTGCCGTGCGGCTGGTGCTTTGCCTCTTCCTATGGGGGGCATTCTCCCTCTCCGCCGGGGCGTCGACAAAATCACCCGCGAAACACATCGTTATCCTCTCCACCCTGTCTTCGCCCTTGCTCGACACCTCTATCGTCTGGTTCCGCAAGGAGATGGCCGAGCGCGGCTATGTCGACGGAGACAATGTCAGCTATGAGTTCCTGAATGCCGAAGGCGATATCGTTCAGGCGGTTTCCCTCCTCTCCTCGGCAATCGCGAAACGCCGTCCCGATCTGATCCTGACCGTTGCAACCCTGGCAACCCGAGCCGGGAGAGAACTGCTCGCCGCGACCCGCATCCCGCAGCTCTTCATGATCGTGACCGACCCCGTCGACGAGGGTCTCACGCAAGCGATGGGCACACCGAGCGGGTCCAATGTGACCGGCCAGAGCCATGTGGTCCCGGCAGAATCGCAGCTCGCCGTTGTGTCCGAGGTCCTTCGGACCGCCAAGCGAGAGGCACCGTTCCGCATCGCAATCCTGCGCTCGGATTATCCCTCGGCATTGAGCGTGTCCGCCCAATTGCGCGCGGCGGCGCCGAACTACCCGGCGATAGAACTGGTCGAACTCGGTTTCCCCTATCGTCCGGGTGACTCCGGTAGCCTCGAAATGAAGGCTTCCGCGCTACGACTGATCGAGCAGCATCGTAAGAGCCTCGACGGACTTTGGCTGGTCGCCGGCCCCAATCAGGCCAATCGCGCCTTTGTAGCAGCCGTGCAGGAAACCGGAGTTCCGATCGTCAATAGCGGGAACATCGGCAATGCCCGCAGAGGCGCCATGGTAGCGCTTCAGTCCACGGCCGAGTTCATCGGCAAGGATGCCGCGGAGACGGCCGTTACGATCCTGGCCGGGACCGATCCGGGAGAAATTCCCATTACCCGTCCCCGCCAATTCGTTGCCGGCGTCAACGTGACGACCGCGGGACGTCTCGGAGCGGTCATTCCCTCCGCCATTCTCGAGTTGGCTCAGGGCAATGTATTTCACTGA
- a CDS encoding ATP-binding protein, whose protein sequence is MAAIVPIVLLGTGALGYWSFTYSRDVLYETEQRALSLRIEDAHDQFLARRYRLLETTGLKALKSYVDQYKSEALDDFALLSESTGRRILIFNRDGRELLCAGCKDTLEQEGWRELAMGVSDGLTGTHEAALDDFAVFGARRFETPEWNWVVLLTYPEAAISKEVENIRLATIVVSLASILAIGGMVAWVSRTLLVGPIVKLKLAADAIAQQEQVSNIDVRSDDELGQLARDMETMSKSIHDYVESANAANRAKSAFLATMSHEIRTPLNGVLGIAQLLEDTDLDADQRKKVSNIIASGKTLLAIINDVLDMSRIESGAMELEDTVFSLKDLLSSIMTPFRAAADQKGVAIRGEYRIEEPDYIRGDPVRLRQVLWNLLSNAVKFTDAGSVVLKVWEVTGDEAGSKGTPEGTRGIHFAVTDTGTGVAPERQASIFEAFTQEDSSITRKFGGTGLGLSIVKQIVELMGGRIGIESALGEGTTMEVFIPFAIASEGAIKNVQSETAGRSLDNALPAYRVLVAEDNAINAMVVTAVLEKLGQKVDQVENGLQAVSAVRDGEYDVVFMDIHMPEMDGIEATREIRTGNKNSGIPIIGLTAEAFVERHAEFKAAGMDEVMTKPFTEDQLYNVLSRHC, encoded by the coding sequence TTGGCAGCCATCGTCCCCATCGTTCTCCTCGGAACGGGGGCGCTTGGATACTGGTCCTTCACCTATTCACGCGACGTGCTCTACGAGACCGAGCAACGGGCGCTCAGCCTCAGGATCGAGGACGCGCACGACCAGTTCCTGGCCCGCCGCTACCGCCTCCTGGAGACGACCGGGCTTAAGGCGCTGAAGTCCTATGTCGATCAATACAAGTCGGAGGCGCTGGACGACTTCGCGCTGCTGAGCGAGAGCACGGGCCGCCGGATCCTGATCTTCAATAGGGACGGCAGGGAATTGCTCTGCGCCGGCTGCAAGGACACCCTGGAACAAGAGGGATGGCGCGAGCTTGCGATGGGCGTCTCGGACGGGTTGACCGGCACGCACGAGGCCGCTCTTGACGATTTTGCGGTATTCGGGGCCAGACGGTTCGAGACGCCGGAATGGAACTGGGTGGTCTTGCTGACCTACCCCGAAGCCGCGATCTCTAAGGAGGTGGAGAATATCCGGCTCGCCACGATCGTCGTCTCCCTCGCCTCGATCCTCGCCATCGGCGGAATGGTCGCCTGGGTCTCGAGGACCCTGCTCGTCGGCCCGATCGTGAAACTCAAACTCGCCGCCGACGCCATCGCACAGCAGGAGCAGGTCTCGAACATCGACGTGCGGTCGGACGACGAATTGGGACAGCTCGCCCGCGACATGGAAACCATGTCCAAATCGATTCATGATTATGTCGAGAGCGCAAACGCCGCGAACCGGGCAAAGTCCGCGTTTCTCGCCACGATGAGCCACGAGATCCGCACGCCGCTGAACGGCGTGCTCGGCATCGCGCAGCTTCTCGAGGATACCGATCTCGACGCGGACCAGCGCAAGAAGGTCTCCAACATCATCGCGTCCGGCAAGACCCTGCTCGCGATCATCAACGACGTTCTGGATATGAGCCGGATCGAATCCGGCGCGATGGAATTGGAAGACACGGTCTTCAGCCTGAAAGACCTGCTGTCGTCGATCATGACCCCGTTCCGCGCCGCCGCGGATCAGAAAGGGGTGGCGATCCGCGGCGAGTACCGGATCGAGGAGCCCGACTATATCAGAGGCGACCCCGTACGCCTGCGGCAGGTCCTGTGGAACCTCCTCAGCAATGCCGTGAAGTTCACCGATGCCGGCAGCGTCGTCCTGAAGGTGTGGGAGGTCACCGGCGACGAAGCCGGTTCCAAGGGCACTCCGGAAGGAACCCGCGGGATACACTTCGCCGTCACCGATACCGGCACGGGTGTCGCACCGGAACGCCAAGCGTCGATTTTCGAGGCCTTCACGCAGGAGGACAGCTCGATCACGCGGAAGTTCGGCGGCACCGGTCTCGGGCTCTCGATCGTCAAACAGATCGTCGAGTTGATGGGTGGACGCATCGGCATTGAGAGCGCGCTCGGCGAAGGTACGACGATGGAAGTCTTCATCCCGTTCGCCATTGCCTCGGAAGGCGCGATCAAGAACGTGCAGTCGGAAACCGCCGGACGAAGCCTCGATAATGCCCTGCCTGCATACCGGGTCCTGGTGGCGGAGGACAACGCCATCAACGCGATGGTCGTCACCGCCGTGCTGGAGAAGCTCGGGCAGAAGGTCGACCAGGTCGAGAACGGCCTGCAGGCGGTCTCGGCAGTCCGCGACGGCGAATACGACGTCGTCTTCATGGATATCCACATGCCCGAAATGGACGGTATCGAGGCGACGCGGGAAATCCGCACTGGCAACAAGAATAGCGGGATTCCGATCATCGGCCTCACGGCGGAAGCCTTCGTCGAACGACATGCCGAATTCAAGGCCGCCGGGATGGACGAGGTCATGACCAAACCGTTCACGGAAGATCAGCTCTATAACGTCCTCAGCCGGCATTGCTGA